In Saccharomonospora marina XMU15, one genomic interval encodes:
- a CDS encoding sensor domain-containing protein yields MEACTRGGAPAWTEPNHEIIADLALTATGAGIWSLDLGTLEVTWTTGVAEALGLPVENEHGVRDRLLELLEPLTVAANNCPVWHNFDLEQCHETPDGDTRWTRFLARAQGNGSGGIERLVGIATDVTERHGNEQALADLADRYRLLVELSPDGICVHEGGRLVYVNPAAARFVASDSADDLLGQPITDFVDPFAVPDMLKRIEALDGPGATTTPTEVELKRLDGETMLIESVSVRTTWQGRPAYQVIMRDITAQKSAEAALHYQAALVSHVSDAIIATTADGVVTSWNPAAEAVYGHSSRSAIGRPVGEVVGSGLDPAAVLTDGGVVEDTHRRADGSMLAIRVSAAKMNTGYVLVCADETARRQAERRYSTVVAALDEGVVVIGADGLVESANPAAGRILGLPLHAMIGCSTTLFPLYDESGQRIDPTDYPSAQSQRTGKPTGTRVVRAQRPDGRCVWLSMSCRPLDGSPTTPAAVVTSFTDITERRAIGERLEHDATHDPLTGLANRTLVLQRLASALREGGRGGMACVLFIDLDKFKVINDSLGHNIGDKVLRIAGQRLQHSVRRSDLVGRLGGDEFAVVTFEVRHDGEIRSLIEHLRHSLTEPITVDGRRLRIDASIGIVTAGPDDERSAEDLIRDADVAMYQAKTRGRGRDEFFDVELRERIQRQLRLEQDLRDAIRGGQLWVAYQPVVDLRTYRTVAVEGLLRWDHPVHGSISPGEFIPLAEESDLINLIGGHMLRTATRELATRRGPGKIDTRLTVNLSARQLDDEKLVDAVAEALRATGLPPEELCLEITESALMREPKAAAEVLTALRGLGVRLAIDDFGTGYSSLAQLWKLPLDTLKIDRSFVAGLDEPGETDAEAIIKGIVTMAHAMGLTVIAEGTENARQVEILRDLGCDQAQGFHFGRPSRAADIFPSEH; encoded by the coding sequence ATGGAGGCGTGCACCCGGGGCGGAGCGCCCGCCTGGACGGAGCCAAACCATGAGATCATCGCCGACCTGGCGCTGACCGCGACCGGAGCTGGGATCTGGTCGCTGGACCTCGGCACACTGGAAGTCACGTGGACGACCGGCGTGGCGGAGGCACTCGGTCTGCCCGTCGAGAACGAGCACGGTGTCCGCGACCGGCTGCTCGAACTGCTGGAACCGTTGACCGTGGCGGCAAACAATTGCCCGGTATGGCACAATTTTGATCTTGAACAGTGCCACGAGACTCCCGACGGTGACACGAGATGGACGCGATTCCTCGCCCGGGCTCAGGGCAACGGCAGCGGCGGCATCGAACGGCTGGTGGGAATCGCCACCGACGTGACTGAACGGCACGGCAACGAGCAGGCACTCGCCGACCTGGCCGATCGCTACCGACTGCTCGTGGAACTGAGCCCCGACGGCATCTGCGTGCACGAAGGCGGCCGCCTCGTCTACGTCAACCCGGCCGCGGCCAGGTTCGTCGCCTCCGACTCGGCCGACGACCTGCTCGGCCAGCCGATCACCGACTTCGTCGACCCCTTCGCAGTGCCGGACATGCTCAAGCGCATCGAGGCACTCGACGGCCCCGGCGCCACGACAACGCCCACGGAGGTCGAACTCAAGCGGCTCGACGGCGAGACGATGTTGATCGAGTCGGTCTCGGTGCGCACCACCTGGCAGGGCAGGCCCGCCTACCAGGTCATCATGCGAGACATCACGGCTCAGAAGTCCGCCGAAGCCGCGCTGCACTACCAGGCCGCGCTGGTGTCCCACGTCAGCGACGCGATCATCGCCACCACCGCCGACGGCGTCGTCACCAGCTGGAACCCCGCCGCCGAGGCGGTGTACGGGCACAGCTCCCGGTCGGCGATCGGTCGGCCGGTCGGCGAGGTGGTTGGCTCCGGGCTCGACCCCGCCGCCGTCCTGACCGACGGCGGTGTCGTCGAGGACACCCACCGCAGGGCGGACGGTTCAATGCTGGCCATCCGGGTCTCCGCCGCCAAGATGAACACCGGCTACGTGCTGGTGTGCGCGGACGAAACCGCGCGCAGGCAGGCCGAGCGTCGCTACAGCACCGTGGTGGCCGCGCTGGACGAGGGCGTGGTGGTGATCGGCGCCGACGGGCTCGTCGAATCCGCCAACCCGGCAGCGGGCCGGATACTCGGCCTACCGCTGCACGCGATGATCGGCTGCTCTACGACGCTGTTCCCGCTCTACGACGAGTCGGGCCAACGCATCGACCCCACCGACTACCCCTCGGCGCAGAGCCAGCGCACCGGCAAGCCGACCGGCACCAGAGTCGTACGCGCACAGCGCCCGGACGGGCGATGTGTGTGGCTGTCGATGAGTTGCAGGCCGCTGGACGGCAGCCCCACCACGCCTGCCGCCGTGGTCACGTCGTTCACCGACATCACCGAGCGAAGGGCCATCGGGGAGCGGCTTGAGCACGACGCCACCCATGACCCGCTGACCGGCCTCGCCAACCGCACGCTCGTGCTGCAGCGGCTGGCTTCGGCTCTGCGGGAGGGCGGCCGCGGCGGTATGGCCTGCGTGCTGTTCATCGACCTGGACAAGTTCAAGGTCATCAACGACTCGCTCGGGCACAACATCGGCGACAAGGTGCTGCGCATCGCGGGCCAGCGGCTACAACACTCAGTGCGCCGCTCGGATCTGGTCGGCAGGCTCGGCGGCGACGAGTTCGCCGTGGTGACCTTCGAGGTGCGCCACGACGGGGAGATCCGCTCCCTCATCGAGCACCTGCGGCACTCGCTCACCGAACCGATCACCGTGGACGGCAGGCGGCTGCGCATCGACGCGAGTATCGGCATCGTGACGGCCGGGCCGGATGACGAGCGCTCGGCCGAGGACCTCATCCGCGATGCCGACGTGGCCATGTACCAGGCCAAGACCAGGGGCAGGGGCCGCGACGAGTTCTTCGACGTGGAGTTGCGCGAACGAATCCAGCGCCAGTTGCGGCTGGAGCAGGACCTGCGCGATGCCATCAGGGGCGGGCAGTTGTGGGTCGCCTACCAACCGGTGGTGGACCTGCGCACCTACCGCACCGTGGCGGTGGAGGGCCTGCTTCGCTGGGACCACCCCGTGCACGGCAGCATCTCGCCCGGCGAGTTCATCCCGCTGGCCGAGGAGAGCGACCTGATCAATCTGATCGGTGGACACATGCTGCGCACCGCCACGCGGGAACTGGCGACCCGACGCGGACCGGGAAAGATCGACACGCGGCTCACGGTGAACCTGTCGGCCAGGCAGTTGGACGACGAGAAGCTGGTCGACGCCGTGGCCGAGGCGTTGCGCGCCACCGGTCTGCCGCCGGAGGAACTGTGCCTGGAGATCACCGAGAGCGCGCTGATGCGGGAACCGAAGGCGGCAGCCGAGGTGCTGACCGCGCTGCGCGGGCTCGGCGTGCGGCTGGCCATCGACGACTTCGGCACCGGGTACTCCTCGCTGGCGCAGTTGTGGAAGCTGCCGCTGGACACGTTGAAGATCGACCGGTCGTTCGTCGCGGGGCTGGACGAGCCGGGTGAGACCGACGCGGAGGCGATCATCAAGGGCATCGTCACGATGGCGCACGCCATGGGCCTCACCGTGATCGCCGAGGGCACCGAGAACGCCAGGCAGGTGGAGATCCTGCGCGACCTGGGTTGCGACCAGGCTCAGGGGTTCCACTTCGGTCGCCCCAGCCGCGCGGCCGACATCTTCCCCAGCGAACACTGA